The proteins below come from a single Corylus avellana chromosome ca3, CavTom2PMs-1.0 genomic window:
- the LOC132174036 gene encoding uncharacterized protein LOC132174036, which produces MLRTTRDNQRQASDAADATDPDPAGDRTTGDRTHRRQRPSATIPTVLDHQFRRHFSGYVSVDSHYFESEKSGFDEGSYYKMNRRKKDFGIGDNESEFYDGKMKKNEQSMSSASMTSSVKEDMEPVQCRCGLTSPIITSTTIKNPGRRFYGCAMYDRKKKAGQCPFFQWYDKETCARGREVLPALYKQVHSLKCEVSLLRGKLKIQTYLLVFLLVICVLLICLRLMGH; this is translated from the exons ATGCTACGAACCACCCGAGACAACCAGCGGCAAGCCAGCGACGCAGCAGACGCCACCGACCCAGACCCCGCCGGCGACAGAACCACCGGAGACAGAACCCACCGGCGACAGAGGCCATCGGCGACAATACCCACCGTTTTGGACCACCAATtccggcgtcacttttccggctaCGTTTCTGTCGATTCACActattttgaatcggaaaaatctggtttcgacgaag gttcatattataagatgaacaggaggaagaaagatttcGGGATAGGAGACAATGAAAGCGAATTCTACgatgggaagatgaaaaag AATGAGCAGTCAATGTCGTCGGCATCTATGACATCATCGGTGAAAGAAGATATGGAACCTGTGCAGTGTAGGTGCGGACTTACAAgcccaattataacatccactactataaaaaatcctgggaggcgattctatgggtgtgctatgtatgaccgtaaaaag AAAGCTGGCCAATGTCCTTTTTTCCAATGGTATGACAAAGAAACCTGTGCTCGCGGAAGGGAGGTCCTACCTGCGCTGTATAAACAAGTTCATTCCCTGAAATGTGAAGTGTCATTACTTAGGGGCAAACTAAAGATCCAAacatatttgttggtttttttgttggtgatttgtgtactgttgatttgtctaaggttgatggggcattga